A genomic region of Chryseobacterium sp. KACC 21268 contains the following coding sequences:
- a CDS encoding cob(I)yrinic acid a,c-diamide adenosyltransferase, with the protein MKIYTKTGDKGETGLYGGSRISKASARVESYGNIDELNANIGVAKSHIDDEEVISQLKKIQFDLFTVGSEASTPIDKLFLANGKARLPLVISDKEIEELETWMDAMEEKVEPLQYFILPGGGKASTFLHVARTVCRRAERSLVFLNQSEEVRQELIKYLNRLSDYLFVLARYVSKLNNEPEEYWNPNDRK; encoded by the coding sequence ATGAAAATATATACAAAAACCGGCGACAAAGGCGAAACCGGACTTTACGGCGGAAGCAGAATCTCAAAAGCCAGCGCACGAGTGGAATCTTACGGCAACATCGATGAACTTAATGCAAACATTGGCGTGGCGAAATCACATATCGACGATGAAGAAGTGATTTCTCAACTCAAAAAAATTCAATTTGACTTGTTTACAGTTGGTTCGGAAGCTTCAACACCGATTGATAAATTGTTTTTGGCTAATGGAAAAGCGCGATTACCATTGGTGATTTCAGACAAAGAAATCGAAGAATTGGAAACTTGGATGGATGCGATGGAAGAAAAAGTGGAACCTTTGCAATATTTCATTTTGCCAGGCGGTGGAAAAGCATCGACGTTTCTTCACGTGGCGCGAACGGTTTGTAGAAGAGCAGAACGCAGTTTGGTTTTCCTAAATCAGTCGGAAGAAGTGCGACAGGAATTAATCAAATATCTGAATCGTTTGTCCGATTATCTTTTTGTTTTGGCGAGATATGTTTCTAAGTTGAATAATGAGCCGGAGGAATATTGGAATCCTAATGATAGAAAATGA
- a CDS encoding thiamine diphosphokinase, which produces MKKALLFINGEPPKGFPHLSDYDLIACTDGAFHYLRQLNFPLEKLDFISGDFDSHSNDEEILQSKIHGFEIIETPDQNKTDFHKAIEIILEKGFENIDVYGASGGEQDHFLGNLSVAFFFKNKVNLRFFDNYSSYYFIPKDFSISDVKDRMISLMPFPIAKNIETQGLKWPLYKEDLILGERIGTRNIAENQEVFIKYKEGDLLIFVGGEI; this is translated from the coding sequence ATGAAAAAAGCCTTACTTTTTATCAACGGCGAACCACCAAAAGGATTTCCACATCTGTCAGATTATGATTTGATTGCTTGTACAGACGGCGCTTTTCATTATTTAAGGCAATTGAATTTTCCATTAGAAAAATTGGATTTTATTTCCGGAGATTTTGATTCTCATTCAAATGACGAGGAAATTCTTCAATCTAAAATTCACGGTTTTGAAATCATCGAAACGCCTGACCAAAATAAAACGGATTTTCACAAAGCAATAGAAATTATTCTTGAAAAAGGCTTTGAAAATATCGATGTTTATGGTGCAAGTGGAGGTGAGCAAGACCATTTTCTTGGGAACTTGAGCGTCGCTTTTTTCTTTAAAAATAAAGTGAATCTAAGATTTTTTGATAATTATTCATCCTATTATTTTATTCCGAAAGATTTCTCAATTTCTGATGTGAAGGACAGAATGATTTCATTAATGCCGTTTCCAATTGCCAAAAATATTGAAACACAAGGTTTGAAATGGCCGTTGTATAAAGAAGATTTAATTCTCGGTGAAAGAATTGGAACGAGGAATATTGCAGAGAATCAGGAGGTTTTCATTAAATATAAAGAAGGTGATTTGCTGATTTTTGTTGGGGGGGAAATCTAA
- a CDS encoding arginine decarboxylase, with product MKIKYSELIDQTLYFPTEEFNVEENNLKFHDINLMEVVEKFGTPLKFNYLPKISQNIERAKFWFKEAFEKNDYQKTYRYCYCTKSSHFAFVVEEALKNDISLETSSAYDMDIVKSLYDKGKVDKSIEVICNGFKTDDYLTKISDLINSGFENITPILDNYRELDKLTESIDRTFDIGIRIASEEEPKFEFYTSRLGIGYKDIIPYYSQKIAEHPNARLKMLHFFINTGIKDTAYYWNELYKCLRVYARLKKIAPEVDSLNIGGGFPIKTSLNFDYDYQYMVNEIVSQIKKFCEEEGVEEPNIYTEFGSFTVGESGGHLYKIISQKRQNDREKWNMIDSSFMTTLPDTWAISRHFIMLPLNRWEDSYERVFLGGLTCDSDDYYNSEQHTNAIYLPVFNETKSLYIGFFHTGAYQETIGGYGGVHHCLMPQPKHILIDKDEDGNLTYELFREEQRPEDVLKLLGY from the coding sequence ATGAAAATAAAATATTCTGAACTAATTGACCAAACGCTTTATTTTCCTACAGAAGAATTCAATGTAGAAGAGAATAATCTGAAATTCCACGATATCAACCTGATGGAAGTTGTGGAAAAATTCGGAACTCCTTTGAAGTTCAATTATTTACCAAAGATTTCTCAGAATATTGAAAGGGCAAAATTCTGGTTCAAAGAAGCTTTTGAAAAGAACGATTACCAAAAGACCTACAGATATTGCTACTGCACGAAGTCCAGCCATTTCGCGTTCGTTGTAGAAGAAGCATTGAAGAATGACATCAGTCTGGAAACATCTTCTGCTTACGATATGGACATCGTGAAATCCCTTTATGACAAAGGAAAAGTAGATAAAAGTATCGAAGTGATTTGTAATGGTTTCAAAACCGACGATTATTTGACGAAAATCTCAGATTTAATCAACAGCGGTTTCGAAAATATCACACCGATTCTGGATAATTATAGAGAGCTGGATAAGCTGACAGAAAGTATCGACAGGACTTTTGACATCGGAATCAGAATTGCTTCTGAGGAAGAACCGAAGTTCGAATTTTATACCTCAAGATTAGGAATCGGATACAAAGATATCATCCCATATTACAGCCAAAAAATCGCTGAACATCCGAATGCGAGGCTGAAAATGCTTCACTTTTTCATCAATACCGGAATCAAGGACACGGCGTATTATTGGAACGAATTGTACAAATGTCTCCGCGTGTATGCAAGATTGAAAAAAATTGCGCCAGAAGTGGATTCATTGAATATTGGTGGTGGTTTTCCAATTAAAACTTCGCTTAATTTCGATTATGACTATCAATATATGGTCAATGAGATTGTGTCTCAAATCAAGAAGTTCTGTGAAGAAGAAGGTGTTGAGGAACCAAATATCTACACGGAATTCGGAAGTTTTACTGTTGGAGAGAGTGGAGGTCATTTGTATAAAATCATTTCTCAGAAACGTCAGAACGACAGAGAAAAATGGAATATGATTGATTCATCTTTTATGACGACTTTGCCGGACACTTGGGCGATTTCCCGTCATTTCATTATGTTGCCATTGAATCGTTGGGAAGATTCTTACGAAAGAGTTTTTCTTGGTGGACTGACTTGTGATTCAGATGATTACTATAATTCTGAGCAACATACGAATGCGATTTATCTGCCGGTTTTCAATGAGACAAAATCTTTGTACATCGGATTTTTCCATACGGGCGCATATCAGGAAACGATTGGCGGTTACGGTGGTGTTCACCATTGTCTGATGCCTCAGCCAAAACATATTTTGATTGATAAAGATGAGGATGGGAATTTGACTTACGAGCTTTTCCGTGAGGAGCAAAGGCCAGAAGATGTTTTGAAACTTTTGGGATATTAA
- a CDS encoding T9SS type A sorting domain-containing protein, which yields MRTTLSFSLLFAGLFCNAQLEVKVLDIIANQVIYDSNAKKIYASIPSANGANGNSIGVIDPVSQTLENTFFIGSEPNVLAISDNNQYLYVGFESASLVRRWDIASKSVNLQFSLGADPSLGALFVEDMEVMPGNPNTIAISRRNVGFSPKHEGVAIYDNDVRRPTTTQDHTGSNRIEFASNNLLWGYNNETTEFGLRKVNITSSGATQGTVYPNLFSNFSVDFIREGNFLYSTDGKVVDISGGTPFLLGQFTNTTGANAFDTATQSVAYASSEYSSGNITFKRFNPNTFLLKDSTPIPNVQGTTKSMTSCGAGCYAFTTYSYNYGTNVTTGKIVIVKDKSLAVENLLKSNKITVYPNPVSNYLKIDTDKKFTEIKLSDYTGKIVKTLDSKEREFDISNIASGNYLLIMTDINGTKTTEKIIKK from the coding sequence ATGCGCACAACTCTATCATTTTCATTACTTTTCGCAGGATTATTTTGCAACGCTCAGCTAGAAGTGAAAGTCCTCGATATCATTGCCAATCAGGTCATCTATGATTCTAACGCAAAAAAAATCTACGCCAGCATTCCAAGTGCCAATGGAGCAAACGGAAACAGCATCGGCGTCATCGATCCGGTAAGCCAAACTCTTGAAAACACTTTTTTCATTGGCAGCGAACCAAATGTACTGGCCATTTCTGATAACAATCAATACCTGTATGTTGGTTTTGAAAGTGCCTCTCTGGTAAGAAGGTGGGACATTGCCAGCAAATCTGTAAATCTACAATTCTCATTAGGAGCTGATCCTTCGCTTGGAGCTTTGTTTGTAGAAGATATGGAGGTGATGCCAGGAAATCCCAATACAATTGCCATCTCTAGAAGAAATGTAGGTTTCTCTCCAAAACATGAAGGCGTTGCAATCTATGACAACGATGTGAGAAGACCGACTACCACGCAAGATCACACCGGAAGCAACAGAATCGAATTTGCAAGCAACAATCTACTTTGGGGATATAATAACGAAACTACTGAATTTGGCTTGAGAAAAGTCAACATTACTTCTTCAGGAGCAACGCAAGGCACTGTTTACCCCAATCTTTTTTCCAACTTCAGTGTTGATTTTATAAGAGAAGGTAATTTTTTGTATTCGACAGACGGGAAAGTGGTTGATATCTCAGGTGGAACGCCATTCCTTCTGGGTCAATTTACAAATACAACAGGCGCAAATGCATTTGACACAGCTACTCAATCTGTAGCGTATGCAAGTTCTGAATATTCTTCTGGCAATATCACTTTCAAAAGATTCAATCCAAATACTTTCTTGCTGAAAGACAGTACACCAATTCCAAACGTTCAAGGAACTACAAAATCGATGACTTCTTGTGGCGCTGGTTGCTACGCTTTCACAACATACTCCTACAACTACGGCACCAACGTGACAACAGGAAAAATTGTGATTGTAAAAGATAAATCATTGGCTGTAGAGAATCTATTGAAATCAAACAAGATTACAGTCTATCCTAATCCTGTTTCCAATTATTTGAAGATTGATACCGATAAAAAATTCACAGAAATTAAGCTTTCCGATTATACTGGTAAAATAGTCAAAACTCTAGATTCCAAAGAAAGAGAATTTGACATTTCTAATATCGCAAGCGGAAATTATCTATTGATAATGACCGATATCAACGGTACAAAAACGACAGAGAAAATCATCAAAAAATAG
- a CDS encoding NAD(P)H-dependent oxidoreductase produces the protein MSLLEDLNWRYATKKMNGEPVPQDKVDYIIEAARLAPSSSGLQPYRLFVITNKELLEKIQPIAYGQAQITDGSHLLVWAAWDGYSHNSISDVFEKTTKERGIPTETMDDYKANLWGSYEPLGTEWHATHAAKQAYISFGLAIAAAAEQKVDATPMEGFNNQALDELLGLAEKGLKSVVLLPLGYRDTSGDWLVNLKKYRTPNEEFITEIK, from the coding sequence ATGAGTTTATTAGAAGATTTGAACTGGCGCTACGCAACAAAGAAAATGAACGGCGAACCAGTTCCTCAAGATAAAGTAGATTACATAATAGAAGCGGCAAGATTGGCGCCTTCATCATCTGGTTTGCAACCTTACAGATTATTCGTGATCACCAATAAAGAATTATTGGAAAAAATTCAGCCAATCGCTTATGGGCAGGCTCAGATTACGGACGGTTCTCACCTTTTGGTCTGGGCAGCTTGGGACGGCTATTCTCACAACAGTATTTCCGATGTTTTCGAAAAAACCACAAAAGAAAGAGGAATTCCAACCGAAACGATGGACGATTACAAAGCAAATCTTTGGGGATCATATGAACCACTCGGTACCGAATGGCACGCAACGCACGCTGCAAAACAAGCTTACATCTCCTTCGGACTAGCAATCGCTGCCGCTGCTGAACAAAAAGTGGACGCTACGCCAATGGAAGGTTTTAACAACCAAGCTCTTGACGAATTGTTAGGACTTGCAGAAAAAGGATTGAAAAGCGTTGTCCTGTTACCTTTAGGCTACAGAGACACAAGCGGAGATTGGCTGGTAAATCTGAAAAAATACAGAACACCAAACGAAGAATTCATCACAGAAATCAAATAA
- a CDS encoding helix-turn-helix domain-containing protein, translating to MMKIKCCKTNMMAVQDTMDVLKGRWKMHIIAALCYNKMRFSDLQKEIEGISAKMLSSELKDLEVNQLLKRTVLKTQPISVEYELTEYGYTLKKVIENLADWGIQHRKRIVGKVLES from the coding sequence ATGATGAAAATAAAATGTTGTAAAACCAATATGATGGCGGTTCAGGATACAATGGATGTTTTGAAAGGCCGCTGGAAGATGCACATCATCGCCGCTCTGTGCTATAATAAAATGAGATTCTCCGACCTTCAGAAAGAAATTGAAGGCATATCGGCTAAAATGCTGAGCAGCGAATTGAAAGATCTCGAAGTCAATCAATTGCTAAAGAGAACTGTTCTGAAAACCCAGCCAATCAGTGTAGAATATGAACTGACAGAGTATGGTTATACTTTAAAAAAAGTGATAGAAAATCTCGCCGATTGGGGAATCCAGCATCGAAAAAGGATTGTTGGCAAGGTGTTGGAAAGCTGA
- a CDS encoding helix-turn-helix domain-containing protein — MLFRIFSLLLFLVFAVNVNAQINDAQNLTKDVRSLMYSDPEKAIKTAQYIVSNQSFGTPDDVYNALLLQSEIYFNLKKYNDAVIKLISADRISGNVDDDLLKAKNEYLIGKLYLELGFLDEYQEAIDAIDAHSRSMKKEEEKSCVELWKKELEILKLYHQGKYKECLNEIQSRINSKSDFDLAYSSRLQIIELNIANNKTSDFQSSESYFQFLAQLNNLKSEVKSVNFKEADIITLKNRFPQFNDGVFFADVYREWSKTACASNSADCFTSRKEYIKILKSTLADKQEARVNIINLIDQKENSKIHNQKEFQNKILFLLAAIAALSLVISLIYYFIIKNRMNVATMEYEKENISKEYERKLSDQLKDFQASHVFTIPEKTENLILANLETFEKSKDVRDPSLSLSVLAKRMNTNSKYLSEVINKHKGKNFNNYLNELRVNYIVEKLIQNPEYLQYKTSYLAEEAGFASRTTFTTIFKNVTGKSPSQFIDELKNK, encoded by the coding sequence ATGCTGTTCAGAATTTTTTCTTTGCTGTTATTTTTGGTGTTTGCAGTGAATGTGAATGCCCAAATCAATGATGCTCAAAACCTGACAAAAGATGTCAGGTCCTTGATGTACAGTGATCCGGAAAAGGCGATCAAGACGGCGCAGTACATCGTTTCTAATCAGAGCTTTGGAACGCCAGATGATGTTTATAATGCCTTGCTTCTCCAGTCCGAGATCTATTTTAATTTAAAAAAATACAATGACGCTGTCATAAAGCTGATCTCTGCGGACAGAATATCAGGCAATGTTGATGATGATCTTCTCAAGGCTAAAAATGAGTATCTGATTGGAAAGCTCTATCTAGAACTTGGTTTTCTTGATGAGTATCAAGAGGCTATTGACGCTATCGATGCACATTCAAGATCTATGAAGAAAGAGGAAGAAAAATCCTGCGTAGAGCTTTGGAAGAAAGAACTGGAAATTTTGAAGTTGTACCATCAAGGAAAATATAAAGAATGTCTTAATGAAATTCAAAGTAGAATTAATAGTAAGTCAGATTTTGATTTGGCTTATAGTTCACGGTTACAGATCATTGAACTAAATATCGCAAATAACAAAACGAGTGATTTTCAAAGCTCCGAAAGTTACTTTCAGTTTCTGGCACAATTGAATAATCTGAAATCTGAGGTTAAGAGTGTGAACTTTAAAGAAGCTGATATTATTACTTTAAAGAATCGATTTCCGCAATTCAATGATGGCGTTTTCTTTGCCGATGTTTACCGAGAATGGTCAAAAACTGCTTGTGCTAGTAATTCTGCCGACTGTTTTACTTCAAGGAAGGAGTATATTAAAATATTAAAATCGACACTTGCGGACAAGCAGGAAGCGAGAGTGAATATCATCAACCTCATCGATCAGAAGGAGAATTCTAAGATCCACAATCAGAAAGAATTTCAAAATAAGATTTTATTTCTTTTGGCTGCTATTGCTGCATTGTCTTTGGTCATCAGTCTGATCTATTATTTCATCATTAAAAACAGAATGAATGTTGCGACGATGGAATACGAAAAAGAGAATATTTCCAAAGAATACGAAAGGAAACTGAGCGATCAGCTGAAAGATTTCCAGGCAAGTCACGTCTTTACAATTCCGGAAAAGACGGAAAATCTGATACTTGCAAATCTTGAAACGTTTGAAAAAAGCAAAGATGTGAGAGATCCATCTCTGTCATTATCCGTCCTGGCCAAGCGGATGAATACGAATTCCAAATACTTGTCCGAGGTGATCAACAAGCACAAAGGCAAAAATTTCAATAATTACCTGAATGAACTCAGGGTGAATTATATCGTGGAAAAATTAATTCAAAACCCTGAATATCTGCAATATAAAACCAGTTATCTGGCAGAAGAGGCTGGCTTTGCATCGCGCACTACCTTCACGACGATCTTCAAGAATGTGACCGGGAAAAGCCCGTCGCAGTTTATAGATGAACTTAAAAACAAATGA
- a CDS encoding GEVED domain-containing protein: MKLKNAFFASLLLSGMLSAQTIAIDTTVPNNPAAENSILEYWYWAYGIKVTGSGFAANSAIKFTSVDPQGGLRSLSSTTDATGNITFQFNGWTNVSPLGYYTLKVEDASGKTATGNYTVIKDPKSVITGTPTPVEFKMMDFDSGSTIKVKNLVPYGQVKINVGNPASGAWELNKDEEMYADGNGELDIELNSNSRLFAPAGMIPLEPIEGNWTLSYNDWSGEGLKGSTKIRVLPNNPSTSSYCGASAITSEPITSITFADLANNSDPNAGSSYENFVSKVGNIERGKEYKMTVKGNAAGSWKVSTFTAFIDWNQNGTLDNENEIYRIGFVKGSTGMDDMSAELNIKVPDNAVLGNTRLRLLKVNSPSTFAMFWPTGACGSYNNGQVEDYTLAVKETLAVNDASINKIQLYPNPVKDVLTVSSSKKVNSISVYNAAGQLVKTTQNANTVNMSNLSAGVYVVKTDVEGKTETSKVIKK; encoded by the coding sequence ATGAAATTGAAAAACGCTTTTTTTGCATCCCTACTTTTATCTGGAATGTTATCCGCACAGACTATTGCTATAGATACAACCGTTCCTAATAATCCTGCTGCTGAAAACAGTATCTTGGAATATTGGTATTGGGCTTACGGGATCAAAGTGACAGGAAGTGGTTTCGCTGCCAACTCTGCCATCAAGTTTACATCCGTAGATCCTCAAGGTGGTTTGAGGTCTTTATCTTCTACTACAGATGCTACAGGAAATATCACTTTCCAGTTCAATGGCTGGACCAATGTTTCACCATTAGGATATTACACTTTGAAAGTTGAAGACGCTTCTGGTAAGACAGCAACTGGAAACTATACCGTGATCAAGGATCCAAAAAGTGTCATTACGGGAACTCCAACACCTGTAGAATTCAAGATGATGGATTTTGATTCTGGTTCTACGATCAAGGTTAAAAATCTGGTGCCTTACGGACAGGTCAAGATCAATGTCGGAAATCCGGCGTCTGGTGCTTGGGAGCTGAATAAAGATGAAGAAATGTATGCTGACGGAAACGGAGAACTGGATATAGAATTAAACAGCAATTCCAGACTTTTTGCTCCAGCAGGAATGATCCCTCTTGAACCTATCGAAGGCAACTGGACCTTGAGCTATAATGACTGGTCTGGAGAAGGCCTGAAGGGAAGTACAAAAATACGAGTGTTACCAAATAATCCGAGCACATCATCATACTGTGGCGCTTCGGCAATCACTTCTGAGCCGATCACTTCTATCACATTTGCTGACCTTGCTAATAATTCTGATCCAAATGCCGGTAGTTCTTATGAAAACTTCGTGTCCAAAGTTGGAAATATAGAAAGAGGAAAAGAGTACAAAATGACCGTGAAAGGTAATGCAGCAGGTTCTTGGAAAGTGAGCACCTTCACCGCTTTCATCGATTGGAACCAAAACGGAACGCTTGATAATGAGAACGAGATCTATAGAATTGGTTTTGTAAAAGGAAGCACTGGAATGGATGATATGTCAGCAGAACTTAACATCAAGGTTCCAGATAATGCAGTACTTGGAAATACAAGGTTAAGATTACTAAAAGTGAATTCACCTTCTACTTTTGCGATGTTCTGGCCAACAGGTGCTTGCGGAAGTTACAACAATGGACAGGTTGAAGATTACACTTTGGCAGTGAAAGAAACTTTGGCTGTCAATGACGCATCCATCAACAAAATACAGTTGTATCCTAATCCTGTGAAAGATGTGTTGACGGTTTCTTCTAGCAAGAAAGTAAACTCGATTTCTGTTTACAATGCTGCAGGACAGTTGGTGAAAACTACTCAGAATGCAAACACGGTGAATATGAGTAATCTTTCTGCAGGTGTTTATGTGGTGAAAACCGATGTAGAAGGTAAAACCGAAACTTCTAAAGTCATCAAGAAGTAA
- a CDS encoding T9SS type A sorting domain-containing protein, producing MKKSLSILSILLGISASAQVNVAATAGTATATYTTVKGAFDAINAGTHQGVINITITANTNETATAALNRSTGNSSFTSVSLKPAAGVTATITNATTAGPVFRILGSNVTIDGSNNGTDSRNLSIVNGFATGSVVVTMGSSDAANPLSNVTLKNTTIINGVKTAGSGIIVSNTAGAQSAGYFNNIRLENNSIQRSYQGIYMIATSLVGNGAGSVITKNDISASGENSNRLMGIYLGGTDGVTVSANKIGNFDTANNESKRGIWLAVNTMNSTVSDNIIDNIGVNNLAGGSATGIQIFTNAGAGNVPSANKILRNKITNLFSSGLNSSVTGISLGGSTVGTVISQNTINNLLNTKGGSSTGLGAEGITLNTGTASNTLVSNNFISKVSSFGASFSGSTGGILINAGSGYKVYNNSVYLTETQNDGTSKGLPIALSITSVTATAAIDLRNNIFVTNLADSSVPAYATSIYFSTLFANTDPKVIFSNFDNNIFYSSSNLAILSVTTTPTVLTNITELQTTYGSNANSLRALPKFVSDTNLHITETSESLEIDNKGVALTEVPTDIDGTTRNETTPDIGADEFTVATMAVNDGANRSKIQVYPNPVNDVLTVSSDKKVSNISVYNVGGQLISEVNHSNVINLTKLSSGVYFVKTVVEGKVEMTKVIKK from the coding sequence ATGAAAAAATCTTTATCAATTCTATCCATTCTACTGGGTATTTCGGCTTCCGCACAAGTCAATGTGGCAGCAACTGCCGGAACTGCAACCGCAACGTACACTACGGTGAAAGGTGCTTTTGATGCCATCAATGCAGGGACGCACCAAGGTGTCATCAACATAACAATTACGGCTAATACCAATGAAACTGCAACGGCGGCTCTCAACAGAAGTACTGGAAATTCCAGCTTCACATCGGTGTCTTTGAAGCCTGCAGCTGGCGTTACAGCTACAATTACAAATGCTACAACAGCAGGTCCAGTTTTCAGAATCTTGGGAAGTAATGTGACGATCGACGGAAGTAATAATGGAACCGACAGCAGAAACCTATCTATTGTAAATGGTTTTGCTACAGGTTCTGTGGTGGTCACAATGGGATCTTCTGATGCTGCAAATCCACTTAGCAATGTTACTTTGAAAAATACCACCATCATCAATGGTGTGAAGACTGCAGGAAGCGGGATCATCGTGAGCAATACGGCTGGAGCACAATCTGCGGGATATTTTAATAACATCAGACTGGAGAACAACTCTATTCAAAGATCTTATCAAGGGATTTATATGATTGCCACGTCGCTTGTAGGTAATGGCGCAGGCTCTGTCATTACTAAAAATGACATCTCAGCAAGCGGAGAAAATTCGAACAGACTTATGGGGATTTATCTTGGCGGAACAGATGGCGTGACGGTCTCTGCTAACAAAATAGGAAACTTTGACACGGCGAACAATGAATCGAAAAGAGGAATTTGGCTGGCTGTCAATACAATGAATTCCACGGTGAGCGATAATATCATTGATAATATTGGGGTAAATAATTTGGCAGGAGGCAGCGCGACAGGAATTCAGATCTTTACCAATGCAGGAGCAGGAAATGTACCTTCGGCAAACAAGATCCTTAGAAATAAAATTACAAACCTTTTCAGCAGCGGACTCAATAGTTCTGTTACTGGAATCAGTTTGGGTGGAAGTACGGTTGGAACGGTCATTAGCCAAAATACCATCAATAATCTTCTGAATACAAAAGGAGGATCATCAACAGGACTGGGAGCAGAAGGCATCACCTTGAATACTGGTACGGCTTCCAATACTTTGGTGAGTAACAACTTCATCTCAAAGGTTTCGAGTTTTGGAGCATCATTTTCTGGAAGCACGGGCGGGATTCTCATCAACGCAGGTTCTGGATATAAGGTCTATAACAACTCGGTGTATTTGACAGAAACTCAGAATGACGGGACAAGCAAAGGCCTTCCCATTGCACTTAGCATCACCAGTGTAACCGCTACTGCAGCCATAGACCTTAGAAATAATATTTTCGTTACAAATCTCGCAGATAGTTCTGTGCCAGCTTATGCGACGTCGATTTATTTTAGCACTTTGTTTGCCAACACAGATCCGAAGGTCATCTTTTCTAATTTTGACAATAATATTTTCTACAGCAGCAGCAATCTGGCTATTCTATCGGTCACAACAACACCTACGGTTTTAACTAATATCACTGAGCTACAAACGACTTATGGAAGTAATGCCAATTCTCTAAGAGCACTCCCAAAATTTGTTTCTGATACAAATCTTCACATTACCGAAACATCGGAAAGCCTAGAGATCGATAACAAAGGTGTTGCTTTAACGGAGGTTCCAACGGATATTGATGGAACAACGAGAAACGAAACAACTCCAGATATTGGTGCAGATGAATTCACTGTCGCTACAATGGCGGTAAATGACGGTGCTAACAGATCAAAGATCCAAGTTTATCCTAATCCCGTAAATGATGTTTTGACAGTTTCTTCTGACAAAAAAGTAAGCAACATCTCAGTTTACAATGTTGGAGGACAATTGATCTCAGAAGTTAATCATTCTAATGTCATCAACCTTACTAAGCTGTCCTCAGGTGTTTATTTCGTAAAAACAGTTGTAGAAGGGAAAGTCGAAATGACCAAAGTGATCAAAAAATAA